The following are from one region of the Geoalkalibacter subterraneus genome:
- a CDS encoding chemotaxis protein CheW, which yields MIDLADIRKKAQKDKGEQPSAVKDDAPAERISPVSGEADLQEKDSGNAVQGVPAVRSESRGSHFQTVESATRESAAEVTTETDPLERLFAQINDPRLATEEVYFKGLGAGVDQSSETRREWLTFSLGKEEYALDIEGVVEIIKPRSISPIPRVPGFILGIMSLRGVILPVFDLKQRLNLGQVEEDPSNRVVVCQVGDRIAGLLVDNISQVVRLTERNIEPPPSLMPDLDVELVAGVGRYQGHFLILLNLGGILAAEYFGG from the coding sequence ATGATCGATCTTGCAGACATTCGAAAAAAAGCGCAGAAGGATAAAGGCGAACAGCCTTCCGCCGTAAAGGACGATGCCCCTGCTGAACGCATCTCTCCTGTGTCAGGGGAGGCGGATCTTCAGGAAAAGGATTCCGGCAACGCCGTGCAGGGCGTCCCAGCGGTTCGGTCTGAATCCCGCGGTTCCCATTTTCAGACGGTTGAGTCCGCCACCCGGGAGTCAGCAGCTGAGGTGACAACTGAGACAGACCCTCTGGAACGACTGTTTGCTCAAATTAACGATCCGCGCCTCGCCACGGAGGAAGTCTACTTCAAGGGTCTCGGCGCCGGAGTTGACCAGAGCAGTGAGACGCGTCGCGAATGGCTGACCTTTTCACTTGGAAAAGAAGAATATGCGCTGGACATTGAGGGCGTGGTGGAGATCATCAAGCCGCGCTCCATTTCACCGATCCCGCGGGTGCCCGGATTCATTCTCGGCATTATGAGCCTGCGCGGTGTGATCCTGCCGGTTTTTGATCTCAAACAACGCCTCAATCTTGGACAGGTCGAGGAAGATCCGTCCAACCGGGTTGTCGTCTGCCAGGTGGGAGACCGGATTGCCGGCCTGCTGGTTGACAATATTTCACAGGTTGTGCGTCTGACCGAGCGCAACATCGAACCACCGCCGTCTTTGATGCCTGATCTCGATGTGGAGTTGGTTGCAGGAGTAGGGCGATATCAGGGTCATTTTCTTATTTTGTTGAATTTGGGAGGCATTCTTGCCGCTGAATATTTCGGCGGGTAA
- a CDS encoding response regulator transcription factor, with protein sequence MAKKKILIVEDEESLLKLESILLTSKGFEVRGVTNGRKALEAIEEDRPDLVLLDIMLPEIDGFEVCRHIKQNAATRHIPVVMLTAKKTREDMDKGREVGCDCYITKPFKSAMVIETIQRYLAK encoded by the coding sequence GTGGCCAAGAAGAAGATACTGATCGTCGAGGATGAGGAAAGCCTTCTCAAGCTCGAAAGCATATTGTTGACCAGCAAGGGGTTCGAAGTGCGCGGCGTGACCAATGGGCGAAAAGCCCTCGAAGCCATTGAAGAGGATCGCCCCGACCTGGTCCTGCTTGACATCATGCTGCCCGAGATTGACGGCTTCGAGGTCTGTCGGCATATCAAGCAGAATGCCGCAACCCGTCATATCCCAGTGGTCATGCTCACTGCCAAGAAAACACGCGAGGACATGGACAAGGGCCGTGAGGTCGGTTGTGACTGCTACATCACCAAACCCTTCAAGTCCGCCATGGTGATCGAGACCATTCAGAGGTACCTGGCCAAATGA
- a CDS encoding chemotaxis protein CheW yields MNFSAMQSDSKAVAKEAGRNEIQLACFRVGEELYGLDIMKIREIIKPQKLTPVPKAPPFIEGVINLRGAVIPIVDLRRRFGQKIDEGNRRARVIICSLSGKIIGLVVDEVIEVRNFTRREIQPAPQFLKGREAAFFIGVCRVRGELTMILDLERILSSDEKIDIERIRQTGSSS; encoded by the coding sequence ATGAACTTTTCCGCCATGCAGAGCGATTCCAAGGCCGTCGCGAAAGAAGCGGGGCGTAACGAAATCCAGTTGGCATGCTTCCGTGTCGGGGAGGAACTCTACGGCCTCGACATTATGAAAATCCGCGAAATCATCAAGCCGCAAAAGCTCACTCCCGTGCCCAAAGCCCCCCCCTTTATCGAGGGGGTGATCAATCTTCGCGGCGCTGTGATTCCCATTGTTGATCTACGGCGCCGTTTCGGACAGAAGATCGATGAAGGCAACCGCCGTGCACGGGTGATTATCTGCTCCCTCAGCGGCAAGATCATCGGTCTGGTGGTGGATGAAGTGATCGAGGTTCGCAATTTCACCCGCCGCGAAATTCAGCCGGCGCCGCAATTTCTCAAAGGTCGCGAAGCCGCCTTTTTTATCGGGGTGTGCCGTGTACGCGGTGAGTTGACGATGATTCTTGATCTCGAACGTATATTGAGTTCGGATGAAAAAATCGACATTGAACGTATCCGGCAGACCGGCTCTTCTTCCTGA
- a CDS encoding HEAT repeat domain-containing protein, whose translation MIENVEPMLRSSREEERIEALRQIVEHNLDIDPGLMAPLLGDSGWRVRKEAVECYLTVFAPNRDPREIVSLLHSDDNAGLRNAAMEILVRLGSSAVPALKEEMASDDQDVRKFVVDIMGEIGDETCIGSLIHALQDADANVRTAAVENLGKIKARDAVPALLDAMSEDDFGWRFTILEALCSIGERIPVGPLVPFRNDPLLRKALFDCLGRVGDLDAIDLLIEGLNDAPRKTREAAVVGLANLRENYPDEVAAALNALGDRGVARPLVDLLENRDQGVRMAAIEVLGLIGDGSVAERLLPLVADEACAQTALQALDNFGEDVLCDMVSRNLGRDPDQDIYLVYLAGTGQCAAVADRIIGGLTHDEEQMRMVTARSLAAIGGPECISSLIDALRVSSPDLMEVIVDALGKIGERFPEQVFQAVAALTDDSRDAIRAGAVQILGRLGGPDCHARISLAFKDESARVRQAALGTLDSLPGEERDTLMKLALTDEDAEVRTLAARNLGEWGSESMVETLAPALADEDLWVRANAVRSLGKINSERALTLICQALEDSVGLVAIAALETLGAIGGPEVDEALEKALSHPDEEVVKAALQALAGRQDGPWVEKILSDMIDHKRWDVRLAALGLLDNRGVSPFRAILERRLQVEGDDLVQRRISELLTRPAAAEN comes from the coding sequence ATGATTGAAAATGTGGAACCGATGCTGCGTTCTTCACGCGAAGAGGAACGCATTGAAGCCTTGCGGCAGATCGTTGAACATAATCTCGATATTGATCCCGGGTTGATGGCCCCATTGCTTGGCGACAGCGGCTGGCGCGTGCGCAAGGAGGCGGTCGAGTGTTATCTCACCGTCTTTGCGCCTAACAGAGATCCCCGGGAAATCGTTTCGCTGCTGCACTCCGACGACAACGCCGGGCTGCGCAATGCGGCCATGGAAATTCTTGTGCGCCTCGGATCCAGCGCCGTTCCTGCGTTGAAAGAGGAAATGGCCAGCGATGATCAGGATGTGCGCAAGTTCGTGGTCGATATCATGGGTGAGATCGGCGATGAAACCTGTATTGGGTCACTGATTCATGCCCTTCAGGATGCCGATGCCAACGTGCGCACCGCAGCGGTTGAAAATCTTGGTAAGATCAAGGCGCGGGACGCCGTTCCGGCGCTGCTTGACGCCATGAGTGAGGATGATTTCGGGTGGCGTTTTACCATCCTCGAAGCGCTGTGTTCCATTGGCGAGCGTATCCCGGTGGGTCCTCTCGTGCCTTTCAGGAATGATCCCCTGCTCCGCAAGGCTCTGTTTGACTGCCTGGGAAGAGTCGGGGACCTCGACGCCATAGATCTGCTGATTGAAGGTCTCAATGATGCCCCCCGCAAGACCCGTGAGGCTGCGGTTGTCGGTCTGGCTAATCTCAGAGAAAATTATCCTGATGAGGTCGCTGCAGCCCTGAATGCTCTGGGCGACCGTGGTGTTGCACGCCCGCTGGTCGATTTGCTGGAAAATCGCGACCAGGGGGTGCGGATGGCGGCTATTGAGGTGCTGGGTCTGATCGGGGATGGCTCGGTTGCTGAGCGTTTACTGCCTCTTGTCGCGGACGAGGCTTGCGCTCAGACAGCTCTTCAGGCGTTGGACAATTTCGGTGAAGATGTGCTGTGCGACATGGTCTCACGCAACCTGGGACGCGACCCTGACCAGGATATCTATCTCGTCTATCTTGCCGGCACCGGCCAGTGTGCTGCGGTCGCGGATCGCATCATCGGCGGCCTGACTCACGACGAAGAGCAGATGCGCATGGTGACCGCCCGTTCGCTGGCCGCTATTGGCGGACCGGAGTGTATCAGCTCCCTTATTGACGCGCTGCGGGTTTCTTCTCCCGACCTTATGGAGGTGATTGTCGACGCGCTGGGCAAAATTGGCGAGCGCTTTCCCGAACAGGTTTTTCAAGCCGTTGCAGCCTTGACCGACGACAGTCGTGATGCCATTCGAGCCGGCGCAGTCCAGATTCTTGGACGACTTGGCGGCCCTGATTGTCATGCGCGCATTTCTCTTGCCTTTAAAGACGAATCCGCCCGGGTACGCCAGGCTGCACTTGGCACCCTTGATTCATTGCCTGGAGAAGAACGCGATACCCTTATGAAACTGGCGCTGACGGATGAGGATGCTGAGGTCCGTACTTTGGCGGCCAGAAACCTCGGGGAGTGGGGTTCAGAATCCATGGTTGAGACACTGGCCCCGGCTTTAGCTGACGAGGATCTCTGGGTGCGGGCCAATGCGGTGCGTTCCCTTGGGAAGATAAACAGTGAGAGAGCTTTGACGCTGATTTGCCAGGCGCTGGAAGACTCTGTCGGCCTGGTCGCGATCGCTGCCCTGGAAACCCTGGGCGCAATCGGTGGCCCGGAGGTCGATGAAGCTTTGGAAAAAGCCCTCTCCCATCCTGACGAAGAAGTGGTCAAGGCAGCCCTTCAGGCGCTAGCCGGAAGGCAGGACGGCCCCTGGGTTGAGAAAATTCTTTCCGACATGATCGACCATAAGCGCTGGGATGTTCGCCTGGCAGCCTTGGGATTGCTCGACAACCGCGGCGTCTCTCCGTTTAGAGCTATTCTCGAGCGGCGCTTGCAGGTAGAGGGCGATGACCTGGTTCAACGTAGGATTTCAGAACTTCTGACACGGCCTGCGGCCGCGGAGAATTGA
- a CDS encoding CheR family methyltransferase, translated as MFNFTPDIPMTNEEFRLLRDLIYQHCGLHFSEDNKYLLEKRLSKQVRHHKFKNFKDYYYLLRYGKTRDTELAQAIDLLTTNETYFFREESQLRTFSQEIIPELIARREKEGSRKLRLWSAGCSTGEEPYTLAIMLLEKPELRGWDIDIIGTDISHRVLQVARKGIYGASSFRATDAKYIQRYFEENEGKYRIRDEVRKLVGISHLNLFDQSRISLLGQMDAVFCRNVIIYFDLDAKKKVIDSFYNRLRPEGFLLLGHSESLMNITSRFSLRPFTHDMVYQRPAAVAGTGTGGEL; from the coding sequence ATGTTCAATTTTACGCCTGACATCCCTATGACCAATGAGGAATTTCGTCTTTTGCGAGACCTCATTTATCAACACTGCGGCCTGCATTTCTCTGAAGACAACAAGTATCTTCTCGAGAAACGGCTGAGCAAGCAGGTCAGACACCACAAGTTCAAGAACTTCAAGGACTATTATTATCTACTGCGTTACGGCAAAACCCGCGACACCGAACTGGCCCAGGCGATTGACCTGCTGACCACCAACGAAACCTACTTTTTCCGCGAAGAAAGTCAGCTTAGAACCTTCTCTCAGGAGATCATCCCCGAACTGATCGCCCGGCGTGAAAAAGAGGGCTCCCGCAAGCTGCGGCTGTGGAGCGCAGGGTGCTCGACGGGAGAAGAACCCTATACCCTGGCCATAATGCTGCTGGAAAAACCTGAACTGCGGGGATGGGATATCGACATCATCGGCACCGACATCAGCCACAGGGTACTGCAGGTCGCCCGGAAGGGGATTTACGGAGCCTCATCGTTCCGAGCAACGGATGCGAAGTATATCCAGCGTTATTTCGAGGAAAACGAGGGCAAATACCGTATTCGCGACGAAGTACGCAAGCTGGTCGGAATCAGCCATCTCAACCTGTTCGATCAGAGTCGTATTTCTCTTTTGGGACAGATGGATGCCGTGTTCTGTCGTAATGTCATTATCTATTTCGACCTGGATGCCAAGAAGAAAGTGATCGACAGCTTTTACAACCGGCTGCGCCCAGAAGGTTTTCTGCTGCTGGGGCACAGCGAATCCCTGATGAATATCACCAGCCGCTTCTCCCTGCGTCCCTTCACCCACGACATGGTTTACCAGCGGCCGGCGGCGGTCGCCGGGACCGGGACGGGGGGCGAGTTATGA
- a CDS encoding protein-glutamate methylesterase/protein-glutamine glutaminase — MTVKPIRVLVIDDSAYNRRTISKILDDIPGVSVVGYAINGEDGLRKLADLHPDLITLDLEMPRMDGFTFLRILMHQRPTPVIVISSRTEDENVFKALELGALDFIGKPSSRSDNQLLRIRDDLIRKVLQCGRADMRKVMRRVVTPNADCVPVRKETAKKTVEASHLVLIGASTGGPPAVQSILMAMKRDYPLMFAVSQHMPSGFTRAFAERLNKFCDLEVIEAQTGDRFVPGRALIAPGGKNLQFRKRGAELIAHITDPEENQRFVPSIDIMFESAARISSVKNLAVVLTGMGNDGARGTTLIKERGGHAIAEHESSCVVFGMPKEAIATGSIDTVCPLPDIAYSILYHCGIQVV; from the coding sequence ATGACCGTAAAGCCCATTCGTGTTCTGGTGATCGATGATTCGGCCTACAATCGTCGCACGATCAGCAAAATCCTCGACGACATTCCCGGCGTGTCCGTTGTCGGTTACGCCATAAACGGTGAGGACGGGCTGCGTAAACTGGCCGACCTGCACCCGGATCTGATTACTCTCGATCTGGAGATGCCGCGCATGGACGGCTTTACGTTCCTGCGCATTCTCATGCACCAGCGCCCGACGCCGGTTATTGTCATCTCTTCCCGTACTGAGGATGAAAATGTCTTCAAGGCGCTGGAACTCGGCGCCCTGGATTTTATCGGCAAGCCCAGTTCACGAAGTGACAACCAGCTTCTCCGGATACGTGACGACCTGATTCGCAAGGTGCTGCAGTGTGGTCGTGCCGATATGCGCAAAGTCATGCGTCGCGTCGTCACCCCGAATGCGGATTGTGTTCCTGTCAGAAAAGAAACGGCAAAAAAGACGGTCGAGGCTTCCCATCTTGTTCTGATCGGGGCTTCTACCGGCGGCCCGCCGGCGGTTCAGTCGATTCTGATGGCCATGAAGCGCGACTATCCCCTGATGTTCGCTGTTTCGCAGCACATGCCTTCTGGTTTCACACGTGCGTTTGCCGAACGATTGAATAAATTCTGTGATCTGGAGGTTATCGAAGCTCAAACGGGTGATCGCTTTGTCCCCGGACGGGCACTGATTGCCCCGGGGGGCAAAAATCTGCAGTTCCGCAAAAGAGGGGCGGAATTGATCGCTCACATAACCGATCCCGAAGAGAATCAGCGCTTTGTGCCTTCCATCGATATCATGTTCGAATCAGCCGCGCGTATTTCTTCCGTGAAAAATCTGGCTGTCGTTTTGACCGGAATGGGGAACGATGGCGCAAGAGGCACGACCCTCATCAAGGAACGGGGGGGGCATGCCATCGCTGAACACGAGTCCTCCTGCGTGGTCTTTGGGATGCCCAAGGAAGCTATTGCCACAGGAAGCATCGACACGGTCTGCCCCTTGCCCGATATTGCTTATTCCATCCTCTACCATTGCGGTATTCAGGTCGTATGA
- the infA gene encoding translation initiation factor IF-1 yields MAKEEAIEVEGKVIEPLPNAMFKVELDNGHVVLAHISGKMRKYYIRILPGDRVTVELSPYDLTRGRITYREK; encoded by the coding sequence TTGGCGAAAGAAGAAGCCATCGAAGTTGAAGGAAAAGTGATTGAACCCTTGCCTAATGCCATGTTCAAGGTCGAATTGGATAACGGACACGTTGTGCTGGCACACATCTCAGGCAAGATGAGAAAATACTACATCCGTATTCTGCCTGGCGATCGGGTGACGGTGGAACTCTCCCCGTACGATCTGACGCGCGGGCGCATCACTTATCGCGAGAAATAG
- the leuS gene encoding leucine--tRNA ligase gives MQERYTPETIEKKWQQNWCDNDTFAVQVDRDKPKYYVLEMFPYPSGRIHMGHVRNYSIGDVVARFKRMQGFNVLHPMGWDAFGMPAENAAIQHGTHPAEWTYKNIDNMRSQLKKMGLAYDWNREFATCDVDYYKWEQLIFLEMLERGLVYKKTSSVNWCPDCQTVLANEQVDDGCCWRCNNEVVQKDLEQWFFKITEYAQELLECTEEMPGWPERVLTMQRNWIGRSTGCAIEFPIENGQRTIEVFTTRPDTLYGATFMSLAPENPLALELATGDRRAEVEAFIQKVRRQDKNQRTADDYEKEGVFTGGYCINPLTGRRMPVFVANFVLMDYGTGAVMAVPTHDQRDFEFARKYDLPMVVVIQPEGQELSPEKMTEAWTGEGKLVNSDQFNGVDNESAKEKIADFLEQQNIGRKTVNYRLRDWGVSRQRYWGTPIPVIYCEKCGTVPVPREQLPVVLPTDVELSGEGGSPLARHENFYRTECPNCGAEARRETDTFDTFVESSWYFLRYACAGYAEGPVERDSVDYWLPVDQYIGGIEHAVMHLLYARFFTKVLRDLGFVGLDEPFENLLTQGMVCMETLSCPEHGWLYPEEVQDGKCCKCGSAAKTGRNEKMSKSKKNVIDPDTLISTYGADTARLFILFAAPPEKDLEWSDQAVEGCFRFLNRVWRAVYDNLDLVRQAVATEPVEGAARDLRRVTHRTIKKVTEDIDGRFHFNTAIAAVMELVNAVYGFDEKQKYPWVLREALETIVRLLAPFVPHVSEELWACLGNETTVEQQGWPAWDPEALVQDEVTIVVQVNGKVRGKVNVAADADEAQVRETALSSPNVSRFLEGVTVRKVIVIPGRLVNVVAN, from the coding sequence ATGCAAGAACGTTACACCCCTGAAACAATCGAAAAAAAGTGGCAGCAGAACTGGTGCGACAACGATACCTTTGCCGTACAAGTCGACCGGGACAAGCCCAAATATTACGTGCTTGAAATGTTTCCCTATCCGTCGGGACGGATTCACATGGGCCACGTGCGCAATTATTCCATCGGGGATGTTGTGGCCCGCTTCAAACGGATGCAGGGGTTCAATGTTCTGCACCCCATGGGGTGGGACGCCTTCGGCATGCCGGCGGAGAACGCCGCTATCCAGCACGGCACGCACCCGGCCGAATGGACGTATAAGAATATCGACAACATGCGCTCCCAGCTCAAGAAAATGGGGCTGGCCTATGACTGGAACCGGGAGTTCGCGACCTGTGATGTCGATTATTACAAGTGGGAACAGCTGATTTTCCTTGAAATGCTGGAGCGGGGGCTGGTTTACAAAAAGACTTCCTCCGTCAACTGGTGTCCGGATTGCCAGACCGTGCTGGCCAATGAACAGGTCGACGACGGCTGCTGCTGGCGCTGCAACAACGAGGTTGTTCAGAAGGATCTGGAGCAGTGGTTCTTCAAGATTACCGAATACGCCCAAGAACTTCTTGAATGCACCGAAGAGATGCCGGGATGGCCGGAGCGCGTTCTGACCATGCAGCGCAACTGGATCGGCCGCAGTACCGGTTGCGCCATTGAATTCCCCATCGAAAACGGGCAGCGCACCATCGAGGTGTTCACGACCCGTCCCGATACCCTCTACGGGGCTACCTTCATGAGCCTTGCGCCTGAGAATCCCCTGGCTCTCGAGTTGGCAACCGGGGACCGGCGTGCAGAAGTCGAGGCTTTTATCCAGAAGGTGCGGCGGCAGGACAAGAATCAGCGCACCGCCGACGATTACGAGAAAGAAGGCGTTTTCACTGGAGGGTATTGCATCAATCCGCTGACCGGGCGACGCATGCCTGTATTCGTTGCCAATTTTGTTCTGATGGATTACGGCACCGGCGCGGTTATGGCGGTCCCGACCCATGATCAGCGTGATTTCGAGTTCGCCCGCAAATACGATCTTCCCATGGTGGTCGTGATTCAGCCCGAGGGGCAGGAGTTGTCCCCTGAAAAGATGACTGAGGCCTGGACCGGCGAAGGAAAGCTTGTCAACTCAGATCAATTCAACGGAGTCGACAACGAAAGCGCCAAGGAAAAGATCGCTGATTTTCTTGAGCAGCAGAATATCGGACGCAAGACGGTCAACTACCGCCTTCGTGACTGGGGCGTTTCCCGCCAGCGTTACTGGGGAACCCCGATTCCGGTCATCTACTGCGAAAAATGCGGCACCGTGCCCGTTCCCCGCGAACAGCTGCCGGTGGTTCTGCCGACCGATGTCGAACTCAGCGGGGAGGGGGGAAGCCCTCTGGCCCGCCATGAGAACTTTTACCGTACAGAATGCCCCAACTGCGGCGCCGAAGCGCGGCGCGAAACGGATACCTTCGATACCTTCGTTGAAAGTTCCTGGTATTTTCTGCGTTACGCCTGTGCGGGATATGCCGAGGGTCCTGTCGAACGAGATTCCGTCGATTACTGGCTGCCTGTGGATCAGTATATCGGTGGCATCGAGCATGCGGTTATGCACCTGCTCTATGCGCGCTTTTTCACCAAAGTGCTGCGCGACCTCGGATTTGTCGGTCTCGATGAGCCCTTCGAAAACCTGTTGACCCAGGGCATGGTCTGTATGGAGACGCTCTCCTGCCCCGAGCACGGTTGGCTTTATCCCGAAGAAGTGCAGGACGGCAAATGCTGCAAGTGCGGCTCTGCAGCAAAGACCGGCCGCAATGAGAAAATGAGCAAATCGAAGAAAAACGTCATCGATCCAGACACCCTCATTTCGACCTACGGGGCCGATACCGCGCGTTTGTTCATTCTTTTTGCCGCGCCGCCGGAGAAAGACCTGGAATGGAGCGATCAGGCCGTCGAAGGATGTTTCCGTTTTCTCAATCGCGTCTGGCGAGCTGTTTACGACAACCTTGACCTGGTGCGCCAGGCCGTGGCGACCGAACCGGTTGAAGGGGCGGCTCGCGATCTGCGCCGCGTGACTCATCGCACCATCAAGAAGGTCACCGAGGACATCGACGGGCGTTTCCATTTCAACACCGCTATCGCTGCGGTGATGGAGCTGGTCAACGCGGTCTATGGTTTCGATGAGAAACAGAAGTATCCCTGGGTATTGCGCGAAGCACTGGAAACCATCGTGCGACTTTTGGCGCCGTTTGTCCCGCATGTCAGCGAGGAACTCTGGGCCTGCCTCGGGAACGAGACGACCGTTGAGCAGCAGGGGTGGCCGGCATGGGACCCCGAGGCGTTGGTCCAGGATGAAGTCACCATCGTTGTTCAGGTCAACGGCAAGGTCAGAGGCAAGGTCAATGTCGCGGCGGATGCAGACGAGGCGCAGGTGCGGGAAACAGCCCTCTCAAGCCCCAATGTGAGCCGCTTTCTTGAAGGAGTGACCGTGCGAAAAGTGATTGTGATTCCCGGACGGCTTGTCAACGTAGTGGCCAATTGA
- the lptE gene encoding LptE family protein, whose amino-acid sequence MKRLILLVHLILLLAGCGYHTVGQGSFPDGVRAIQVSLFENRTYEPLLEDIVTNQVIEEFSRRRPLNVVSLESDADARLEGAVTRFQVSAISYDQDDRIGQFRATVAIEATLRSFDDGRVLWKGGLSWSQHYPIDADKSVQEENEAAAIRMIAERLAQNLYYRMQQNF is encoded by the coding sequence ATGAAACGCCTGATTCTTTTGGTTCACCTGATCCTGCTGCTGGCAGGCTGTGGCTATCACACTGTGGGGCAAGGTAGTTTCCCTGATGGGGTGCGCGCCATCCAGGTGTCGCTTTTCGAAAATCGCACCTATGAGCCGTTGCTCGAAGATATTGTTACGAATCAGGTCATCGAGGAGTTTTCACGGCGTCGCCCTTTAAATGTCGTCTCCCTGGAAAGCGACGCCGATGCCCGACTTGAAGGTGCGGTAACGAGATTTCAGGTCAGCGCCATTTCCTATGATCAGGATGATCGCATCGGGCAGTTTCGCGCAACCGTAGCGATTGAAGCGACCCTCAGGTCCTTTGACGATGGGCGCGTGCTGTGGAAGGGGGGGCTTTCCTGGTCTCAGCACTATCCCATTGACGCTGACAAGAGTGTGCAGGAGGAGAATGAGGCTGCGGCGATCAGGATGATCGCTGAACGTCTGGCCCAGAACCTCTATTACCGAATGCAGCAGAATTTCTAA
- the holA gene encoding DNA polymerase III subunit delta: protein MTPAELNKAVESGRIPPLIYLYGDEPFLVDQAWQRIVAQAVPPEGRDFNLQVFNGRDLKPEEVLDSCRTFPVFAPRRVVSVKDAGQLDADSLSRFIPYLRDPLPETILLFHGEKIDGRLAFFKEFKKRGSLVEFKKLRGEQVASFVKSHARSVDKNFTEEALALFCRRVDGSLGEIQAELNKLCTYAGDKPLIDVDDVQQVVTDTRNENIFALVNAIGRRRPPEALRILDRMIQDGEPPLRILAMIVRHFRMIWQAAEMERLGVSRREMASRLKINPYFVEGLIGQGKQFSRSEYRQAFVHFQETDLALKSSGAHPFAIMEQLLMSLAVRSGGNGE, encoded by the coding sequence ATGACCCCTGCGGAATTGAACAAGGCGGTGGAGTCCGGTCGGATTCCACCGCTCATTTATCTCTACGGTGACGAACCTTTTCTGGTCGACCAGGCCTGGCAGCGCATTGTTGCCCAGGCTGTTCCGCCTGAAGGGCGCGACTTCAATCTGCAGGTCTTCAACGGCCGCGATTTAAAGCCCGAAGAGGTTCTTGACAGCTGTCGGACTTTTCCCGTTTTTGCACCGCGGCGAGTTGTGTCGGTTAAAGACGCCGGGCAACTCGATGCAGACTCTCTCTCCCGTTTCATCCCCTATCTGCGAGACCCCCTGCCGGAAACCATTCTTCTCTTCCATGGCGAAAAAATCGACGGGCGCCTGGCTTTCTTTAAAGAATTCAAGAAACGGGGATCCCTTGTAGAATTTAAAAAACTGCGTGGCGAGCAGGTCGCCAGTTTCGTTAAAAGCCACGCAAGATCAGTCGATAAGAATTTCACCGAGGAGGCTCTGGCTCTTTTCTGCCGCAGGGTGGATGGCTCACTGGGGGAGATTCAGGCTGAACTCAACAAATTATGTACCTATGCCGGGGACAAACCCCTGATTGACGTTGACGACGTCCAACAGGTTGTGACCGACACGCGCAATGAGAATATTTTCGCCCTGGTGAACGCCATCGGCAGACGACGTCCACCTGAAGCTCTCAGGATTCTCGATCGAATGATCCAGGATGGAGAGCCTCCACTGAGAATTCTTGCGATGATCGTCCGGCATTTTCGCATGATCTGGCAGGCGGCTGAAATGGAGCGCCTCGGCGTTTCGCGTCGGGAAATGGCTTCCAGGCTGAAGATCAATCCATATTTTGTGGAAGGATTGATCGGCCAGGGCAAACAGTTCAGCCGTTCGGAATATCGTCAGGCGTTTGTTCACTTCCAGGAAACAGATCTGGCCTTGAAGTCCAGTGGAGCGCATCCCTTTGCAATTATGGAACAGCTGCTGATGAGTCTTGCGGTCAGGTCTGGAGGGAATGGAGAATAA
- the rpsT gene encoding 30S ribosomal protein S20: MANHKSALKRIRQSEKRTARNRHIRSTMRNLVKQVREAAGKKDGETAKNALDRAVPFINKAASKGVIHKATASRKISRLTKLVNELA, encoded by the coding sequence TTGGCCAATCACAAATCTGCCCTGAAGAGAATCCGTCAATCGGAAAAACGCACTGCCCGCAACCGCCACATCCGCTCGACCATGCGTAACCTGGTCAAGCAGGTGCGCGAAGCTGCCGGCAAAAAGGACGGCGAAACTGCAAAAAATGCTCTTGACCGGGCCGTGCCTTTTATCAATAAGGCCGCCAGCAAGGGGGTTATTCACAAAGCGACGGCCAGCCGCAAAATTTCCCGTCTGACCAAACTGGTGAACGAACTCGCCTGA